Genomic DNA from Chloroflexota bacterium:
GTCTACAAATTTTCAACGAATTGCATGATCCCGATTCTAACTAAGAATGAATTCCAGGGTCAAGAGATAATAATCGACTTTTATGAATTATTTACTCCTAAACGGCTATCGAAATGGTATTTTAGGGCCAGATAGGAACGTAGCTCTGATCCTGATTCTGATATATTTTAATGACGGGGTCGGCACAATCGCCATATTCAACAAGTTAATGTGCCGGTAATGCCTTCAAAGCCTGATGTGGCATACAGGCATGAGCGGAGCGATTCTCGGCCAATATGAATAGTGTCACCATCTCGAATGGCTATCTCCTCTATGCAGGAAAAAATCATATTGGCTGCATCAAAGGCATGGGCATGATAAACAGAGATGGGATTGCTACCATACTTATTTTCATAGGTAGCAAGAAAGTCGTAATAGGATTCCCCAGAGAAGGATAGATCGGGGCCGGAAAAATACATACCTTCACCAGCAACACCGACAGCCTCAATAGCTGCATCTGAGATCATTCCATCAGCTGCGGCCAGAATAGTTGACTCGAGACCGGGATATTCTCTGGCCTGTTTAGTCAGGATGCCTCCCTCGGCAGTGAAAACGGGATAATACAGGAACTCGGGCACACCGGATTCTACGATGGTTTCAAGAACTGGACGCATATCGGTTTCACCTTTGTTGATCGCAACCGGGTCTGCGGCCGTGCCTCCAAGTGTTTCGAAAGAGTCTGTAAATACTCTGGCAAGTCCTTCTGTATAGACAC
This window encodes:
- a CDS encoding ABC transporter substrate-binding protein, which codes for MAEFALDVLGVTTAAAIHDGGVYTEGLARVFTDSFETLGGTAADPVAINKGETDMRPVLETIVESGVPEFLYYPVFTAEGGILTKQAREYPGLESTILAAADGMISDAAIEAVGVAGEGMYFSGPDLSFSGESYYDFLATYENKYGSNPISVYHAHAFDAANMIFSCIEEIAIRDGDTIHIGRESLRSCLYATSGFEGITGTLTC